In Woeseia oceani, one DNA window encodes the following:
- a CDS encoding MalY/PatB family protein has product MAGQAELNRRTFLRNASLTALAAASGGAATTTYAAPGNSTTRKRKYDFDEPYNRIGSDCYKWDKQIELFDNRKIVAAMGIADMDFRTAPVITKALLERMQHENWGYAHVPPSFKESMITWNKRRYGVEIKPELLMTATGVNPALQSGLRAFAPPGSKVILQAPTYSSFYTTITGAGCAVEESPLKLVNGHYQMDFEDLERRIDHDTNVLILCNPQNPTGNCWSRDDLMTLGEICERRRVVVFADEIHCDFVTRGNQYTPFESLDNEAIVRNSVTFKSTSKSFNLAATKCAYLFSRNADYMERIKRTGHNQTVNTLGIIASEVAYNEAEDWLDQVVAYIDDNMDYAAEYIEKHVPHVSFRKPEGTYLAWLDVSSLSDKIDADKLAADANRSRESSMPVLHPEHMIERFLVEKAGVQINDGFRYGYGGGGRMRMNLATSRKLLQTALQNMSKATSSV; this is encoded by the coding sequence ATGGCAGGACAAGCTGAGCTCAATCGACGCACGTTCTTGAGGAATGCAAGCCTGACTGCGCTTGCCGCCGCATCAGGCGGCGCCGCAACGACCACCTACGCCGCACCCGGCAACTCAACAACCCGCAAGAGAAAATACGATTTTGACGAGCCCTACAATCGCATAGGTTCGGATTGCTACAAGTGGGACAAGCAGATCGAGCTATTCGATAACAGGAAAATCGTGGCCGCCATGGGCATTGCTGACATGGACTTTCGTACCGCGCCGGTAATTACCAAAGCACTGCTTGAACGCATGCAACACGAAAACTGGGGCTATGCGCACGTGCCACCGTCGTTCAAGGAGTCGATGATTACCTGGAACAAGCGGCGTTACGGCGTCGAGATCAAGCCTGAGCTATTGATGACCGCAACCGGCGTAAACCCGGCCCTGCAAAGCGGCCTCCGTGCGTTCGCACCGCCCGGCAGCAAGGTCATACTGCAGGCACCGACGTACAGCTCGTTCTACACAACGATCACGGGCGCCGGTTGCGCTGTCGAAGAAAGTCCGTTGAAACTCGTCAATGGTCATTACCAGATGGACTTTGAAGATCTGGAACGCCGCATCGACCACGACACTAACGTGCTGATTTTGTGCAATCCACAAAATCCGACGGGCAATTGCTGGAGTCGCGATGACCTCATGACTCTGGGCGAAATCTGCGAGCGTCGTCGGGTAGTCGTTTTTGCCGACGAGATACATTGCGATTTCGTTACCCGTGGCAACCAGTACACGCCGTTCGAATCACTCGACAACGAAGCCATTGTACGCAACAGCGTCACCTTCAAATCAACCAGCAAATCTTTCAACCTTGCTGCCACCAAGTGCGCTTATTTGTTCTCGCGAAATGCCGACTACATGGAACGTATCAAACGAACAGGGCACAACCAGACCGTGAATACGCTCGGTATCATTGCATCTGAAGTCGCGTACAACGAAGCTGAGGACTGGCTGGACCAGGTCGTCGCCTACATTGACGACAACATGGACTACGCCGCAGAGTACATTGAGAAACACGTTCCCCATGTCAGCTTCAGGAAACCAGAGGGAACTTATCTTGCCTGGCTCGACGTCAGCAGCCTCAGTGACAAGATCGACGCAGACAAGCTTGCAGCCGATGCCAACCGTAGTCGTGAGTCATCTATGCCAGTGCTGCATCCGGAGCACATGATCGAACGATTCCTGGTTGAGAAAGCGGGCGTGCAAATCAATGATGGCTTTCGCTACGGCTATGGCGGCGGCGGACGGATGCGCATGAACCTGGCCACATCACGCAAACTGCTGCAAACCGCGTTGCAGAACATGAGCAAAGCAACCAGCAGCGTTTAG
- a CDS encoding c-type cytochrome: MLSALRYALVLALLVSSQVFADDRTIADGVYTDAQAESGEALYEQHCLICHDKKYFRPVLKRWEGQPLGMMYLIMSSSMPESNPASLRQQEYVDILAYVLSLSRYPSGDTALDYQDGALDKITVVPRKR, from the coding sequence ATGTTGTCAGCCTTACGCTACGCTTTGGTATTAGCCCTTTTGGTGTCTTCGCAGGTATTTGCCGATGACAGGACCATCGCGGACGGCGTTTACACAGATGCGCAAGCGGAGTCCGGTGAAGCACTCTACGAACAGCACTGTCTGATCTGCCACGACAAGAAATACTTTCGTCCCGTCCTGAAGCGCTGGGAAGGACAACCGCTCGGCATGATGTACCTGATAATGAGCTCGTCGATGCCCGAGAGTAACCCCGCATCTCTGCGCCAGCAGGAGTACGTCGACATACTTGCGTATGTGCTGTCTCTGAGCCGCTACCCGTCCGGCGATACTGCGCTCGATTACCAGGATGGCGCGCTGGACAAGATCACGGTCGTTCCGCGCAAACGCTGA
- a CDS encoding outer membrane protein assembly factor BamB family protein gives MNERRTLSWCARILAVAAACSLAPLSFAAEAPGTKNGEWHYLGGDSAHTRYSPANEINADNFDELEEAWIWDGASFNAASGRSTPSYIDGMLYTVAGPRRHVVAIDPKTGETIWSYREPNTRRYEYSMRKDYGKGVAYGKVDGKGVIYISSPAFFLTALDAKTGEPLKGFGKPVPIEGFPKTGVVDMVADLGHKYTPYEGIPMETGYITASAPPIVVNGVVVVGNSHEQGYNQSRIENIPGDILGYDAKTGKLLWKFNVLPGPGEFGHETWENDAWKWTGDISSWAPLSADQERGIVYVPTNGATLDFYGGFRPGDNLFSTSLIALDVKTGKRKWHFQLVHHDIWNYDTPTAPVLLDVQMNGKTVPIVAQVTKQAFTYTFNRVTGEPIWPIEERPVPASKIPGEKLSKTQPFPTKPAPFDNQGLTEDDLIDFTPELRAEMIEILKDYDTGPLFQPPLHRDNDEGYKAALWCPGDIGGVNIDGPAAADPTTGILYVTSRKHCTTRIIAPGAERDAILEEPTGTTIADYAVLSGFGVRGPDGLNMFKPPYSRITAIDMNTGEHLWYIPVGETPEIVLNHPALKDMDIPNTGTGRAAPMTVTSELLFYAGDGSDGTPYLYAIDKKTGEQLGKVEVPERSSYGMMTYVHEGKQYIMLQTGPRLTAMALADY, from the coding sequence ATGAACGAACGACGTACGCTGTCTTGGTGTGCCAGAATTCTGGCTGTAGCCGCAGCATGCTCGCTTGCGCCTCTCAGCTTTGCTGCAGAAGCGCCAGGCACGAAGAATGGCGAATGGCACTATCTGGGTGGCGATTCCGCCCATACCCGCTACTCACCAGCCAACGAAATCAACGCTGACAATTTCGATGAACTCGAAGAAGCGTGGATATGGGACGGCGCCAGCTTTAATGCCGCCAGCGGCCGCTCAACACCCAGCTACATAGATGGGATGCTGTACACGGTGGCGGGTCCACGCCGGCATGTCGTTGCCATTGACCCCAAGACCGGCGAAACGATCTGGTCGTATCGCGAGCCCAATACCCGACGCTACGAATATTCGATGCGCAAGGATTACGGCAAGGGCGTAGCGTATGGCAAAGTGGACGGCAAAGGCGTTATCTACATTTCATCGCCGGCGTTTTTCCTCACCGCACTCGACGCTAAAACCGGCGAACCGCTGAAAGGCTTTGGCAAGCCTGTGCCCATCGAGGGTTTCCCGAAAACCGGTGTTGTCGATATGGTCGCCGACCTCGGACACAAGTACACACCGTATGAAGGCATACCGATGGAGACAGGGTATATCACTGCCTCCGCGCCGCCGATCGTCGTCAATGGTGTAGTCGTTGTTGGCAACTCGCATGAACAGGGCTACAACCAGTCGCGCATAGAAAACATTCCCGGCGACATCCTCGGCTACGATGCAAAGACCGGCAAGTTACTGTGGAAATTCAATGTCCTTCCCGGTCCCGGAGAGTTCGGGCATGAGACCTGGGAAAACGACGCCTGGAAATGGACAGGTGACATTTCGTCCTGGGCACCTTTGTCCGCCGACCAGGAACGCGGCATCGTCTATGTGCCAACCAACGGCGCCACACTCGATTTCTATGGCGGCTTCCGTCCCGGCGACAACCTGTTTTCGACGAGCCTGATCGCACTTGACGTAAAGACCGGCAAGCGGAAATGGCACTTTCAGTTAGTGCACCACGATATCTGGAACTACGACACGCCTACGGCTCCCGTCCTTCTGGACGTGCAGATGAACGGCAAGACTGTGCCTATCGTTGCGCAGGTCACCAAGCAGGCCTTCACCTACACGTTCAATCGGGTTACTGGCGAACCTATCTGGCCGATTGAAGAACGTCCGGTGCCTGCGTCCAAGATCCCGGGAGAGAAACTGTCCAAGACGCAGCCCTTCCCAACCAAGCCAGCGCCGTTCGACAACCAGGGCCTGACCGAAGATGACCTCATCGATTTCACGCCCGAGCTTCGTGCAGAGATGATCGAGATCCTGAAAGACTACGATACCGGACCTCTGTTTCAGCCGCCGCTCCATCGTGACAACGACGAAGGCTACAAAGCAGCCTTGTGGTGCCCTGGTGACATCGGTGGCGTAAATATCGACGGTCCGGCAGCGGCTGATCCGACAACCGGTATTTTGTACGTCACGTCACGCAAGCACTGCACGACGCGCATCATCGCGCCCGGGGCAGAACGTGACGCTATCCTGGAAGAACCCACCGGCACCACTATCGCCGATTACGCCGTGCTCAGCGGCTTTGGTGTTCGCGGACCTGACGGCCTTAACATGTTCAAGCCACCTTACAGCCGCATCACTGCAATCGACATGAACACCGGTGAACACCTTTGGTACATCCCGGTTGGCGAGACCCCGGAAATCGTCCTGAACCATCCAGCGCTTAAGGACATGGACATTCCCAACACGGGAACTGGCCGCGCCGCACCGATGACGGTGACCAGCGAACTGCTCTTTTATGCCGGTGATGGCAGTGACGGTACGCCGTACCTGTATGCCATCGACAAGAAGACTGGCGAACAACTGGGCAAAGTCGAAGTGCCGGAGCGCAGCTCGTACGGCATGATGACCTACGTACATGAGGGCAAGCAGTACATTATGTTGCAAACAGGCCCACGCCTGACTGCAATGGCACTCGCTGACTACTAA
- a CDS encoding aminotransferase class III-fold pyridoxal phosphate-dependent enzyme yields MAQPAHVVDTEFHLSHLQEMRAAGGSALTSGLHDDAIRQFLADDETLAAAIDRAYAVFQDLQDAEPELLALDESAQMKQVQDGIINFYAADAVNPYIAVAAQGPWIISLKGAVVYDCGGYGMLGLGHVPESVLDTMNQPHVMANIMTPSVSQMYFIRHLRSEIGHTRKNGTPYDRFLCLNSGSESVSVASRLADINAKEMTDPGARHEGREIRGLTLRGSFHGRTDRPARFSHSTLKAYRKHLASFQHDNEYLLTVEPNNIEELEKVFAAAEADKVFIEAFFMEPVMGEGNPGQAITPEFYMRARELTEAHGAMFMVDSIQAGLRAHGVLSIVDYPGFSDLPPPDMETYSKALNAGQFPLSVLAMAGRAATMYRQGVYGNTMTSNPRALDVAVTVLEHITPEVRENIRARGKQMLAGFAKLKDELGDAISKVQGTGLLLSCELHPRYKCYGANSTEEYLRRNGLGVIHGGTNSLRYTPSFLISEAEVDLVVALTRDALLNGPVSA; encoded by the coding sequence ATGGCCCAGCCCGCGCACGTTGTCGATACCGAATTTCACCTGAGTCACCTGCAGGAAATGCGCGCCGCAGGCGGCAGCGCATTGACGAGTGGGTTGCATGACGACGCCATCAGGCAGTTCCTTGCCGACGATGAAACACTCGCCGCAGCGATCGACCGCGCTTACGCCGTATTTCAGGACCTGCAGGATGCCGAGCCGGAGTTACTGGCGCTGGACGAATCCGCACAAATGAAACAGGTGCAGGACGGCATCATTAATTTTTACGCTGCCGATGCTGTAAACCCCTACATTGCTGTCGCCGCACAGGGACCGTGGATCATTTCGCTCAAGGGCGCTGTTGTCTACGATTGCGGCGGCTACGGAATGCTCGGCCTCGGTCACGTTCCGGAGTCAGTACTCGACACGATGAACCAGCCGCACGTCATGGCGAATATTATGACGCCCAGCGTCAGCCAGATGTATTTCATTCGTCACCTGCGATCGGAGATTGGCCATACCCGCAAGAACGGCACTCCGTACGACCGGTTTCTGTGCCTGAACAGCGGCTCGGAATCCGTATCGGTTGCTTCGCGACTCGCGGACATCAATGCCAAGGAAATGACAGACCCCGGCGCCCGGCATGAGGGACGGGAAATTCGCGGGCTGACTTTGCGTGGCAGTTTTCACGGCCGCACCGATCGACCAGCGCGATTTTCCCATTCCACGCTCAAGGCTTATCGCAAACATCTGGCATCGTTTCAGCATGACAATGAGTACTTGCTGACAGTCGAGCCGAACAACATCGAAGAACTGGAAAAGGTGTTTGCGGCCGCAGAAGCAGACAAGGTATTCATCGAAGCCTTCTTCATGGAACCGGTGATGGGCGAAGGCAATCCCGGTCAGGCCATTACTCCCGAGTTTTACATGCGTGCCCGCGAGTTAACGGAAGCTCACGGCGCAATGTTCATGGTGGATTCAATTCAGGCCGGGCTGCGCGCGCACGGTGTACTTTCGATAGTCGATTACCCCGGCTTTAGCGATCTGCCGCCACCCGACATGGAAACCTATTCGAAGGCATTAAATGCCGGCCAATTCCCCTTGTCAGTACTGGCGATGGCCGGGCGCGCAGCAACGATGTACCGCCAGGGTGTCTATGGCAACACGATGACCAGCAACCCACGCGCACTTGATGTCGCCGTAACCGTACTGGAACACATCACACCCGAAGTGCGTGAAAACATACGTGCTCGTGGCAAGCAAATGTTAGCCGGTTTCGCGAAGCTTAAAGATGAGCTGGGTGATGCAATAAGCAAAGTTCAGGGCACCGGTTTGCTGCTGAGCTGCGAACTGCATCCACGCTACAAATGTTACGGCGCAAACAGTACCGAAGAGTATCTTCGCCGCAATGGACTGGGCGTGATACACGGCGGCACGAACTCGCTGCGTTACACACCATCGTTTCTCATTAGCGAGGCAGAGGTGGACCTGGTCGTGGCGTTGACCCGGGATGCCCTGCTTAACGGCCCTGTCAGCGCCTGA
- a CDS encoding type 1 periplasmic-binding domain-containing protein: protein MFKIAVVLSSRAPAYTGVADALADLIDDVEVYDLTDRSLSPRDAFAAMHDSAAGAVVAIGLRAAVYARDYAAIPVVFSQVFNDTDHGLLGERVRGVSAIPPLSAQLAAWLEIAPDMQAVGAIIGSGHERLIAEAIAAATEHGLDFKYQTAASDRETLYLFTRMAPAIDGFWLFPDNRILSVAVLRELFEHATRRGVQIAVFNDALLELGASLSSTTLEEDIAATLVSILEAIQRNGVDDVQAFTPLHGIRIQVSTKLQNRLQSTAGASAGASP from the coding sequence TTGTTCAAAATTGCGGTGGTGTTGAGCAGCCGCGCACCCGCGTATACCGGGGTCGCCGATGCGCTTGCCGATCTCATTGATGACGTGGAAGTCTATGACCTGACTGACCGCAGTCTGTCGCCGCGCGATGCGTTTGCAGCGATGCACGATTCTGCAGCGGGCGCTGTCGTGGCGATAGGCTTGCGTGCTGCCGTTTACGCGCGTGACTATGCCGCGATCCCGGTCGTGTTCAGCCAGGTATTCAACGACACTGACCATGGCTTGCTTGGCGAGCGGGTCCGCGGCGTTTCTGCAATTCCGCCCTTGTCGGCGCAGCTTGCCGCCTGGCTGGAAATCGCGCCGGACATGCAGGCTGTCGGTGCGATTATCGGCAGCGGGCACGAGCGTTTGATAGCGGAGGCCATCGCCGCGGCTACAGAACACGGTCTTGATTTTAAATACCAGACCGCCGCATCCGATCGCGAGACACTGTACCTGTTCACCCGCATGGCCCCGGCTATCGACGGCTTCTGGCTGTTTCCGGATAACCGCATTCTGAGCGTCGCCGTGTTGCGTGAACTGTTCGAACACGCGACCCGGCGAGGTGTACAGATAGCGGTGTTTAATGATGCTCTCCTGGAGCTTGGTGCGTCGCTCAGCTCAACAACGCTGGAAGAAGACATCGCCGCAACCCTGGTATCGATCCTGGAGGCAATTCAGCGCAACGGTGTCGACGATGTTCAGGCGTTCACGCCGCTGCACGGAATTCGAATTCAGGTAAGCACGAAGTTGCAGAATCGGCTGCAATCAACCGCCGGTGCCAGCGCCGGGGCGAGCCCATGA
- a CDS encoding putative bifunctional diguanylate cyclase/phosphodiesterase: MMRWLWALRHRDKSLEKTAALNLVAGKRVLINEILSLQILITAVIGALAIAGLYFGGQWVLQKNYSRWALQWTEELHELGAPLYLPGDETVSLRLESYIDRYPEIEKVSYFRLDGSAITSLAHKDAGYVDSDFSMSEEQLARVSALVGTEQPYLMESTLLNVRSFDIYAPIWTESIADDGLFNFDPLNVQDDNPMDLVGFVGLQLDFTEFHDNLVGNIKLATLVLLVLLVLSGFIGRLSLRRALRSISDLHYPISELAKGNLSVRFKPAAHREISEIVEALKLTAKELGERDARLLKLANHDALTGLINRRRFVEKVELLLADTKRSRSKGALLFIDLDQFKYINDTCGHPAGDRLIIKVAEQLSASVGDAGVVARFGGDEFAVLLYDVRKRETIAVGERILEEMRQLVHLEDNTTFHVHCSIGATMIRGAGGGHDDLIARADIACREAKLRGRNRLEFYKVSRHEAEQMATDVGWMRRLREAIDNDSFVLRYQAIAHVDSGEIAHHEVLLRMQAENGQLIAPDVFLPAAVRFGLMAEIDAWMIRNVIAALSTMQKDDPDLKLAINLSANAFETENLSTYVQAQLDLHNVDARKVLFEITENLAVRHLTHVEKQISSLREMGCAVALDDFGKGYSSLGHLQQLSVDYIKIDGSFIRNLAKNAVDQKMVRLIGEIGNEAGMKTVAEYVQNAASYSLLGELGIDYAQGHYVGKPLAAPSSKPVPVPLTSKRRRKSGGG; this comes from the coding sequence ATGATGCGCTGGTTGTGGGCATTGCGGCATCGCGATAAGTCGCTTGAGAAAACTGCGGCTTTGAACCTTGTTGCGGGCAAGCGGGTTCTGATCAACGAGATTCTTTCGCTGCAAATCCTGATTACCGCCGTTATCGGCGCATTGGCCATCGCTGGCTTGTACTTTGGTGGGCAGTGGGTCTTGCAGAAGAACTACAGCCGCTGGGCATTGCAGTGGACTGAGGAACTTCATGAACTCGGTGCGCCGCTGTACTTGCCAGGTGATGAGACCGTTTCCCTGCGACTCGAAAGTTACATCGACCGCTACCCGGAAATCGAGAAAGTGTCGTACTTCCGTCTGGATGGTTCAGCGATAACCAGTCTTGCCCACAAAGACGCCGGCTATGTCGATAGCGATTTCTCGATGTCCGAAGAACAGCTGGCGCGGGTTTCTGCCCTGGTCGGAACCGAGCAGCCATATTTAATGGAAAGTACGCTGCTCAATGTTCGTTCGTTTGACATCTATGCGCCGATTTGGACGGAATCGATAGCGGATGACGGCTTGTTCAATTTCGACCCGCTAAATGTGCAGGATGACAATCCAATGGATCTGGTTGGCTTCGTAGGCCTGCAGCTCGACTTCACCGAGTTTCACGACAACCTTGTCGGTAACATCAAACTGGCAACGCTGGTCTTGCTGGTTCTGCTCGTCTTGTCCGGTTTTATTGGCCGACTGTCGTTGCGTCGTGCGTTGCGATCAATTTCCGATCTGCACTATCCCATATCGGAACTGGCAAAAGGCAATCTCTCGGTCCGCTTCAAGCCCGCCGCACATCGCGAGATTTCCGAGATCGTTGAGGCGTTGAAACTTACAGCGAAAGAGTTGGGCGAACGGGATGCGCGCCTGTTGAAGCTGGCCAATCACGATGCATTAACCGGTTTGATCAATCGCCGACGGTTTGTTGAAAAGGTCGAACTTTTGCTTGCCGACACGAAGCGATCACGCAGCAAAGGCGCGCTGTTGTTCATCGATCTTGATCAATTCAAGTACATCAATGACACCTGCGGTCATCCGGCGGGTGACAGGCTGATCATCAAGGTTGCCGAGCAGCTCAGTGCGTCGGTCGGGGATGCCGGAGTTGTTGCTCGCTTTGGCGGCGATGAGTTCGCTGTTCTCCTTTACGACGTTAGAAAGCGTGAGACCATCGCGGTCGGAGAACGCATACTTGAAGAAATGCGGCAACTAGTCCATCTGGAGGACAACACAACATTCCACGTGCATTGCAGCATCGGCGCCACCATGATTCGCGGCGCTGGTGGCGGGCACGATGATCTGATCGCCCGGGCGGATATCGCGTGCCGCGAAGCAAAGCTGCGCGGCCGCAATCGGCTCGAGTTCTACAAGGTGTCCCGGCATGAGGCCGAGCAAATGGCGACAGACGTCGGTTGGATGCGGCGTTTGCGGGAAGCTATTGATAATGATTCGTTCGTGCTTCGCTACCAGGCAATTGCACACGTGGACAGTGGCGAGATTGCGCACCATGAAGTCCTGCTGCGTATGCAGGCCGAGAACGGTCAGCTCATAGCGCCGGATGTGTTTTTGCCCGCGGCGGTACGTTTTGGCCTGATGGCGGAAATCGACGCCTGGATGATTCGCAACGTCATCGCTGCACTGTCGACCATGCAAAAAGATGACCCTGACCTGAAACTGGCGATCAATCTCTCGGCCAATGCGTTTGAAACGGAAAATCTTTCAACTTACGTGCAAGCGCAACTTGACTTGCACAACGTTGATGCCCGAAAGGTGCTGTTTGAAATTACGGAAAACCTCGCGGTTCGTCATCTGACTCACGTTGAAAAGCAGATTTCTTCGCTGCGCGAGATGGGCTGCGCTGTTGCACTGGACGATTTCGGCAAAGGCTACAGTTCGCTTGGGCACTTGCAGCAGTTGTCCGTCGACTACATCAAGATCGATGGTTCCTTCATACGCAATCTGGCAAAGAATGCGGTGGATCAGAAAATGGTGCGTCTCATTGGCGAGATTGGCAATGAAGCGGGCATGAAGACAGTCGCAGAATACGTGCAGAATGCCGCTTCATACTCCTTGCTGGGAGAACTGGGCATAGACTATGCGCAAGGCCATTATGTGGGCAAGCCGCTCGCGGCACCTTCCAGCAAGCCGGTACCCGTGCCTCTGACCAGCAAGCGACGCCGCAAGAGCGGTGGCGGATAG